The stretch of DNA TTTATCTACAAACTAATATTCATTAAGttcagagatattttttttaattgttaaagtAATAGAAGATTGTGAGCTAAGAGATTTTGatctaaataaattaatgttGTGGGTGTTACAAACTTCGTAGTTTTGGACCTTGTATAACAACaactaacaaacaaattatagaTGAATTCACTTGTACAAACGATATTTGTATTCAAATATGTTAATAATGAATTTAGTTTCCGTATTTTTGACAAtgtataaaatgaaaatgataaatatgcaaaaattaaaaatttacataacaatttagcaaatatttatagttatagaattatctattatattaaaCAGGAAGTGAAAACATCCCACAttcaatctcagcaaaattttaCCGTTTTACCATTAATGAAATTGCCCCTGAATGTTGAAATATTTTGCCCCTGGACGTAAATATACTTCTTTccggattaaaaaaaaataaaaaaaaaaatcacagaaataatctaattgcataaaaagttatttgcaaaactagaatttgctaaattaatccctaatttttatgaaaaaaaactctttgatgtTTAATTGGAGAATACATGACCATAATATAACAcgcataaaataaattttgggtAATTAATGGGCTTAGATTAGATTGTTTAAAGATCGAcgtaaatataaatttatgcaTGAAAAAAGCCCGATGACAAAACACCTTCttgctggaaaccctaaaaacctagaaaccctaaaatgaTAGGTCATTTACAtctataaatacaatgatatCGTATGCTTTCaccataacccaaaaaaaaaaaaaagtcttctcttgaattttaataattcttttatcatattctcaaatttatatttgtattctgATCTTGCTGTTTTTAATGACTCATCGACTGAtcccttttattttcctgttcgtatagtggtttcttggaaagcaagataaagttttggttgttgttggttcgtCTTCTAATAAAGGTATAATATCatgcttttttttggttgagtttTTATAGATTCATTCATATTCTCAATTTTCAATTTGTCTTCTGATTTTGCTGTTTCTTATGATTCACCGACTgaacctttttattttcctgttcgtGTAGTTGTTACTTGGAAAGCAAAATTTTTGATCTTGCTGTTTTGTATGATTCACCGACTAATGTTATGTGTTTTCCTGTTCGTGTAGTGGTTTCTTGGGAAGCTTTGGTTATGGTTGGTTCACCTTTTTAAAAAGgtatattattttacttttttggttGATGTTTTACATTAGCTTCTTTTGTCATGATCTCaactttatatttgtattccgaTTTTGTGTTTTGGACTGATCGACATATTAATTGTATTTACCTGTTTGTATGGtggtttcatatataataatataataataataattgtttgaTGTAGGTATTATGGAGCAGATTAAACGATACATGAATTTGATTCTAAATAATATCAggtattatttcttataattagaATGCTTATATCGATTGTATTTCcttttataattgatttatagtttataatagATAATAGTTTTGTCTAAACTTGGATTGCCATATTTGCAGGAATATTATGATCGTAGATACCCATGGATCGAATTACGGGTATTTCATcacaaaactgttttaaatAATCATGTTATATAATTATTCGGAAATTGATAATATTCCATGTTTTTAATATGGcttactttttaaataaaatattgaacagGTTACACCTCAAGAATGCTACAATGAAGATGGTCCTGAGGATAATGTTATGATTCGTTCGACGACTACGACAACTAAATTCTCGGATTGGATTATATTCAATACACAAGCTGCTCAAGCCAAAGAAATCACTTATTCTGAAATTCCAAATCCATTAGTTTGGTGTCGTAAAGAGATGATAtggaagagaaaaacaaaagaagacaatttCAATCGCCATACaatattcatataatatttgtttctttaaattaatttgaaatttatttaaatgtaccaataatctaatttttagtataattatctttgatctttttgaaattatttcacTTTAATGAGTTTTGTATAATATACAGTGTGCTCAAGACAAAGAAATTACTGATGCTGAAATTCCAAATTCAACAGTTTTGTGTCATAAAGAGATGATATGGAAGACAAAATTAAACAGAAGACAATTTCCATCACCATACAATAttcttataatatttgtttctttaaaataatataaaatttatttaatataataataatctattaattaatatactGATCTTTTAAACATAGTGTTAAGTTTTTAGAAATTATACCTTTATGAGATATTTGATTATAAACGTTTCtgagaagtgtttttttttttcttttgttttttgggcaaccaactcttatattaataaaacaacGTTTCATCTACACAAGAGGGAGAGTTAAACTACGGGCTTGTTTCGCGAGATTATCAGCGATCAAGTTTTGGTTCAGAGggataaaatagaaattacaaACAGAGAAACAATTTGATAGATCCAGGATGTCGTGGAGAATCCCGTGAAGGTCCTTCGAGTGGAACTTCGCATTCAAGGCCTTGACTAACAGTTGAGAGTCCGAGGCAAATGAGATGTGTGTGAAACCCGAAGCAATTGCAACTTCCACCGCGGTGAGAGTTGCCGCCGCTTCGACCATCAAAGGGGAGTGGACTTGGTCCACCAGATCTAAGCCCTGTAGGAGGATGTGGTCATTCCGGTCTTTGAAAACCCAACCAAGTCCTgctttttgttctgttttccaCAAGCATCTGTAAAACAGGTGACCATGTTCTTGCTTTTGTATATCCCGCTTGGAGGGAGAGGGATCTTGACTGGTGGGGGGTTTGTAGCTTTTTTGGCTTGGGCTTGTTGCCATTCTTTCGCCCTGGTGGTAGCTAGATTGAGGGCTTATTCCGGTAGGATCTGTTTCTTATTAAACAGGAGCTTGTTGCGAGAAGTCCATAGAACCCAGAGAATCCATGGAGCCAAGGGACCACCGCCAACGCCAGTAGGTGGTAGGCAAACCAACTGATTTACTGTCTTTATGCCTTCAGTGGTTGATGTTATCAGTTGTGGGACGAAATCGATACTGAAGGGGGCCAAATCCCAGACTTGAGTCGCGAAAGGGCAAGTGAAGAACATATGGAGCTCAGACTCGATCTTGGTACAATGCGGGCAATTAACATTCCCCGAGATATTACAGTGAGTAAGGTTGCTTCCCACTGGAATGGCTTGTTGTACAATTTTCCACATCAGGAGTTTAACTTTTTGTGATGCCTTAATACTCCAAATATTCTTTTGCAAGTTAAAGCTGTCAGGATGCGGGGAACTACCTGAGGGAGTTGGACACTGTTCGTTTGATTGACTTACATGGTAACCTGCTTTGGTGGAGTATTGCCCATCAGTTGATGGTAGCCATGCCCACTTGTCTGGGGCGCCTTTCTTGCTAGCTTTAAGCTTTAGGATGTCATCTTTATATGCTGGTAGCACTCTGTTGAGACGATCAATGTTCCAAGAGGATGTGCTTGGTGTGAGGAGGTCAGCCACTGACCACGCTTGAGTTTCCACAGTTGGAGGGCCCATTGAGGTTGTTGGGGTATCAAGGGATAGCCACGGGCTAGTCCAGAGAGGGATTGAGTTACCTGAACAGATAAGATATCCCACATGGGGTTTTAACAAATCTCTACCAATGCATATGCTTCGCCAGCCGTGTGATGCCAAGTTGGATACTGGACAGTCCAAAAGTCTTGTACTGCTGCAATATTTCCCGAGGAGGACCCTGGCTAATAGACAGTTGGGTTGGGTGAGCAGTCACCAGCTTATTTTAGCAAGGAGGACATCATTTAAGGACATAATCTCTCTGAAGCCTAAGCCCCCCAGTTTAAAAGGTTTAGTCATCTTCTTCCAGGAGATCCAAcacatctttttcttctctaagAAGTGTTATATTATGAGTTATACAAAAATAGCATACATCTTCAAAATTGTGTAATTTCGTAAATTTAAAACGACTattaagtaataaaatattttatatacctTTATTTCTAAAAGTTATAATACTCATAAAAGGATAAAATTTacgatttttataaaatttacaaatttaaaatgataaagATGGCAATAACCATtgtttgaataataaaatatagaaatatatataatatattatatataattacttaaaCGGATGATTATCTGaatgagtatatatattgtaaaattaaagtgataaagatagtaataaatatattttggaatgaaagatatttattagattttacatAATCGATAGATTATGATGCaagtaaatattgtttaaataagtaaataaatatatataagagataaatatgttatatatttgcacatatctattattaattataaatacacgaatcttataatattttattatttatatttaggaaaatatactaatctctaaagttatatatatatatagagacgtCTAACATATCTTAAGTTCAATATCCAAATCTGGAGAATATTCCAAGGTTCTTTAAAACTTTCGACACACaattcttttattatgtttgaaaaTCTTAATTTGCTTATAATTACTGATTTCGTTTAGTGCAGGTTAGATTATGGTCATGAAAATTCTCCGACTGATCATGTTTCACGTTTGAATCCTTCAAAATACAAATGGAAAATCCGTGTTAGGATTTTGTGTTTATGGGAAGAAAAAACTCTTCGTCTTGGTTCAACCCTAGAGATGGTTCTAACTGATAATCATGTTTACTAAAtgtttaaattcttaattaattacttaatctTTTGAACATGATACTTATccaaaatttatagaaatatgattatatttgttttatttaataggGTAAGAAGATCCAGTGTAGTTTTTGTGGTGATGTTTATGACAAATTTTGTGTCCAAATTTCATGTTGGCGATTAGATTGAgcttgaaaattttaaagttatcgATCAATATGGGTCATGCAGAGCTACCACTCATCGATAcaagattattattttgtataagacCAAAATTAGTAAGACTTCGATTGTTGGAGGTGAAGAATATTTTGAATTCATCgattataatcaaatattaaacGGTTCTTATTGTGATGATTACTTGGTCGGTAAGTTACCTTATTCGTCTAATTTAGAATCTCCCATAATTGACTtctaatatattatacattattttgatATGAGTTCGCGTCTTATATTTTAAGATGTCATTGGAGAAGTAACCAATGGTGGAAAAATGGATACTTGGAATGATATAACAGACTCGATGGATCCGAATAACGGCAACAAGTATGAGCTTAAATCACAAAGTGATCATATTCGTAAGTTGCTAAAGATGTGCTGCCGAAATTCTTTGGCGAAGAAGGTGGATGATTCTAATGACACTGACTCGGATGATATCGACTCTGATGTATCCAAAAATGAAGACGATGATGGAAACAGTTCTGATGAGGattattgtgaagaagaagaagataaagaagatgaaggcTTTTATGAAATAGTGTATGTAGACGAAGAAGATAGTGAAGGCGATGATGAGGATGACACTGATGATACTGAAGACGATGAATATGATTCTGAATAAAGTGAAGATGCTgagtctgaagaagaagatagtgagAAGCAAGTTTCTTCTCCGAAAGGGAACGAAACACAAGAGTACTCCATGTACCATAGAATTTCCTTTGACCTTCGTCACTCCAggtatttggttttaaaaatattatctaatGGACACTGCTTAAATATATAAacgttttattaaattttttatttagtggCATACTTTTGCCGTGTGAGTTAACCGGAATAGCGGCTGACGATTTCTACAAGACTTACAAAGATTCCATAGGTGAAAGCCTCATATGTGTTGTTCGATGGGTGTGATTGATGTCTTCCAAGGTACATACTCTATTCCTtcgtttaaaatgttttaaaattagttttgataataCCTAACTATTTCGAATTCTATATCAAATGTATTGTAGGAAGGAGGTCTGTATCCAGCACTATATGTACCCAAATTAGGCTTAACCCGGAGATTCTAGAAGTTGAAACATTTAGACGATCGTATGTTACCCTCTATTGTTAGTTTCTTATATTAATGTTTCaaaggtatatttttaatttataatttgtgtTGTAGGAACACAAGAAAGagagcacacaaaaaaaaatgattgaagtGTTGTAGAAATACCAGGAAGTGAGCtcgcataaaaaaaaagacatgaacatGTGTTTTTTATACGGCTACATCTCTATGTTTTAAATTGTTTACCTTTACTATCGAATCTTAAAATTTCAATACTGGGTTATTGTTACTTTGGACAAGCATATTcatctttttatgtttgatactattataatttccaaaataatttgttatattatatagtattaaataaatgtaattcCACTGTGATTTATGTATATGACTTCATAAGGTatgaattttctttattttaaagttttagataATGATGTCAATATAAACGCTCACACATTATGTATTAATAAACTTTAATGGGCCTGAGCTCATGAGACGCCAACATGGAAAGGCTTTGCGACTCTTTGGACAGATATTTAAGCACTATTCGTCTCTCCTTTATTGTGAGTTTCTGACCTTTCGTTGTCTCTTCTTAACAATAATCATCCTCTAAACTTCTTTAACGACTTATTATCATCCGTATCTTTCAGGTAAGTtatcaaacatattttttagTCTTCcgttaattcaaatttttacttacgaaaaaaatctgtttttaaaCTTTGTAGTCTCAAATTTCACGATGGATGATGAAAGTTCTAGAAAACGCAAAGAACTCATGTCCGATTGTGAATGGGAGGACGAAGCAATCGACAAAGTTAAGAAGGCGTTTCAGAAATCGAGAGATGTGTCTCAAAAGGAAATGTCGAAACGATTCACCGCGATTTTCGATATGGTGAAagagcatatgaagaagaaagaagaatcaaccGAACTCATGTGTAAACTTAAAACAATCGATGCTCAACTTACACTAATGAATGATATCTTGGAAGGACGCATCGATTTGATTGAAGAGTGTAAGAGGCTGGAAGACGTTAGGGTTGTtattgagaaagatgaaaaagattGTGTTGTGCGTGATATTGATTGGGATAAACTTCGTATTCCATTTAGTGCTTAACAATCATTGTAATTTCAGTTTTAACATTTTAAGAATTCGAATAAAATAAttatccttttcaaaaataaattaccatatatctttaatataaatctaacaaacctaatatattttactaaaattgattatataaaaagatattgaGCTTTATGCGAAATGAAAAATATTGTAATAACGAAAACagatttagaaatataaatcaaaacaaaattaggtaaatgaataaaaaattaacaaagatatgtataacaaatatacaataagATGTGATTTTCAAgcagcaaaccaaaaaaaaaaatattttacacacttcataatatatttaattattgcatTGATATATGTTTCTATAACGttcttaaataaaaattggataATATACAATCTAATCAACCGTTATCTCATAAGATAAtgttaaaattcttaaaattgttAATAATGATAATCCCCCGATATTATT from Camelina sativa cultivar DH55 chromosome 9, Cs, whole genome shotgun sequence encodes:
- the LOC104715377 gene encoding uncharacterized protein LOC104715377; this encodes MGPPTVETQAWSVADLLTPSTSSWNIDRLNRVLPAYKDDILKLKASKKGAPDKWAWLPSTDGQYSTKAGYHVSQSNEQCPTPSGSSPHPDSFNLQKNIWSIKASQKVKLLMWKIVQQAIPVGSNLTHCNISGNVNCPHCTKIESELHMFFTCPFATQVWDLAPFSIDFVPQLITSTTEGIKTVNQLVCLPPTGVGGGPLAPWILWVLWTSRNKLLFNKKQILPE
- the LOC104715378 gene encoding prostatic spermine-binding protein-like yields the protein MDTWNDITDSMDPNNGNKYELKSQSDHIRKLLKMCCRNSLAKKVDDSNDTDSDDIDSDVSKNEDDDGNSSDEDYCEEEEDKEDEGFYEIVYVDEEDSEGDDEDDTDDTEDDEYDSE